From the genome of Arvicola amphibius chromosome 9, mArvAmp1.2, whole genome shotgun sequence, one region includes:
- the Tbc1d31 gene encoding TBC1 domain family member 31 isoform X3, with product MWLLMAQAIPLLLGTTRETSMLLTCVETVTKELVSWMRGHESSVSSISVHASGRYAITTSSDTAQLWDLDTFQRKRKLNIRQSVGIQKVFFLPFSNTILSCFKDNSIFAWECDTLFCKYQLPAPPEGSSIVYKVFAVTRDGRILAAGGKSNHLHLWCLETTQLFRIIQMPTKVRAVRHLEFLPDSFDAGSNQVLGVLSQDGIMRFVNIQTCKLLFEIGSVEEGISSSVISPHGRYIVSIMENGSLNIYSVQALTQEINKPPPPLVKVIEDLPNNTPSSGNLKMKMVSGGVQRPARSKESRIQTRTLKQDLAGNVENKENELSEGLNKKRLQILLKGYGEYPTKYRMFIWRSLLQLPENHTAFSSLVDKGTHVAYLNLQKKYPIKSRKLLRVLQRTLSALAHWSAIFSDTPYLPLLAFPFVKLFQNNQLICFEVVATLIINWCQHWFEYFPNPPINILSMIENVLAFHDKELLQHFIERDVTSQLYAWPLLETVFSEVLTREEWLRLFDNVFSNHPSFLLMAVVAYNTCSRAPLLNSTLKDDIEYFFHHRNNLDINVVIREVYRLMETTPADIHPRSMLDAFVALTKGQYPIFNQYPKFIVDYQTQERERIRNDELDFLRERQTVENMQAEVDEQRAEDEAWYQKQELLRRAEETRREMLLQEEEKMAQQRHRLAAAKRELKIKEMRLQDAARRRFLKLQQDQREMELRRLEDEIERKVQMRDEEIAATASDLEMRQLELESQKRLYEKDLTRSQDAIAKEIRDGADAHRRKVALEEHMFRNLLETSQLGNRTRRVVEDNLAKAEQACLDADWQIQALHKQKCDDQQRSEGYQEVATLLRKNRRREVEVLNAMMKEEAKKWKEAKEKELHLESEKRASALSDASRKWFLKQETSAALEHGGDLLCKEVPWLQREHMASNYLPQTSQLNGVSEMDSSAQTFSSRKTTEWNHMEHDLLKKVRNLRQRLTAQARNRCQPPHLLVT from the exons TCACCAAGGAGCTGGTTAGCTGGATGAGAGGGCATGAATCGTCAGTTAGTTCCATCTCTGTGCACGCATCCGGGAGATACGCCATCACTACTTCCTCAGACACTGCTCAGCTCTGGGACTTGGACACTttccagaggaaaagaaagctgaaCATCCGCCAGTCTGTGGGGATACAGAAG GTTTTCTTTCTCCCGTTCAGTAATACAATCCTCAGCTGCTTTAAAGACAACTCCATCTTCGCCTGGGAATGTGATACTCTGTTTTGCAAGTACCAATTACCGGCTCCACCTGAAGGCTCTAGCATCGTATACAAAGTGTTTGCTGTGACCAG agaTGGCCGAATCTTGGCTGCTGGAGGCAAATCCAACCACCTGCATTTGTGGTGTTTGGAGACCACACAGCTCTTCAGAATCATCCAGATGCCTACTAAGGTCCGAGCTGTTCGCCATCTGGAATTCCTTCCTGACAGCTTTGATGCTGGTTCCAATCAG GTTCTCGGTGTGCTGAGTCAAGACGGGATCATGAGATTTGTCAACATACAGACTTGTAAACTTCTCTTTGAAATTGGGAGCGTCGAAGAAGGAATTAGCTCATCAGTAATTAGCCCACATGGTCGGTACATAGTATCTATTATGGAAAATGGAAGTCTGAACATATATTCTGTTCAGGCtttaacacaagaaataaataag cCACCTCCCCCCTTAGTCAAAGTGATTGAGGATTTGCCTAATAATACACCGAGTTCTGGTAATCTTAAGATGAAAATGGTGTCAGGAGGAGTACAGCGGCCAGCAAGATCTAAAGAGAGCAGAATTCAAACGAGAACACTCAAGCAAGACCTGGCGGGTAACGTAGAAAACAAAGAG AATGAATTGTCCGAAGGATTAAATAAAAAACGTTTGCAAATCTTATTGAAAGGCTATGGGGAATATCCAACAAAATACAG aATGTTTATTTGGCGCTCTTTACTACAACTGCCTGAAAATCATACTGCATTTAGTAGCTTGGTGGATAAGGGGACTCATGTGGCTTATCTCAACCTTCAGAAGAAATACCCCATCAAAAGTAGAAAGCTCCTGAGAGTATTGCAGAG AACCCTCTCTGCATTAGCTCACTGGTCTGCGATCTTCAGTGACACACCGTATCTTCCACTCTTGGCTTTCCCATTTGTAAAATTATTCCAGAACAATCAGCTCATCTGTTTTGAAGTTGTTGCTACTCTCATAA tcaATTGGTGTCAACATTGGTTTGAGTACTTTCCTAACCCTCCCATCAATATTCTTAGCATGATAGAAAATGTTTTGGCATTTCATGACAAGGAACTGCTGCAGCACTTTATAGAGCGAGATGTGACCTCCCAG CTGTACGCCTGGCCTCTCCTTGAAACTGTGTTCTCAGAAGTGCTGACAAGAGAGGAGTGGCTCCGCTTGTTTGATAATGTCTTCTCCAatcacccttccttcctcctgatgGCCGTGGTGGCCTACAATACCTGCTCTAGAGCACCTTTGCTCAACTCTACTCTTAAGGATGATATTGAG TATTTTTTTCACCATCGGAATAACCTGGACATAAATGTTGTAATTAGAGAAGTTTATCGTCTCATGGAGACTACGCCTGCTGATATTCATCCAAGAAGCATGCTGGATGCTTTTGTTGCATTGACCAAAGGGCAATATCCCATATTTAATCAATATCCAAAGTTTATTGTGGACTATCAGACACAGGAACGAGAAAGGATCAGGAATGATGAATTGGATTTCTTGAGAGAGAG GCAGACAGTTGAAAATATGCAAGCTGAAGTCGATGAACAGAGAGCTGAGGATGAGGCTTGGTACCAGAAGCAGGAGCTGCTTCGTAGAGCTGAGGAGACGAGAAGAGAGATGCTTCtgcaagaggaagagaaaatggccCAGCAGAGACACAG GCTGGCTGCTGCGAAAAGAGAGCTGAAGATAAAGGAAATGCGCTTACAGGATGCTGCTAGGAGACGCTTTCTCAAGCTTCAGCAAGATCAGCGTGAGATGGAGCTGCGCCGGCTGGAGGACGAAATTGAGAGAAAG GTACAAATGAGAGATGAAGAGATTGCTGCCACGGCCAGCGACCTGGAAATGAGGCAGCTGGAGCTCGAATCACAGAAGCGACTTTATGAGAAG GATCTTACTAGAAGTCAAGATGCTATTGCAAAGGAAATTCGAGATGGTGCGGATGCCCATCGGCGGAAAGTGGCTCTTGAAGAACACATGTTCCGGAATCTACTAGAAACCAGCCAGCTGGGGAACAGGACTAGGAGG GTAGTTGAGGACAATTTGGCTAAAGCTGAGCAAGCCTGCCTCGATGCTGACTGGCAGATTCAGGCTTTGCACAAACAGAAGTGTGACGACCAGCAGCGCAGCGAGGGCTACCAGGAAGTCGCCACTCTCCTCCGGAAGAACAGGAGGAGGGAAGTAGAAGTCTTAAATGCCATGATGAAGGAGGAAGCTAAGAAG tggaaggaagccaaagaaaaggaATTGCACTTGGAATCAGAAAAGAGAGCCTCTGCCCTGTCAGATGCATCTAGAAAGTGGTTCTTAAAGCAGGAGACCAGTGCAGCCCTGGAACATGGTGGAGATCTGCTGTGCAAAG AAGTGCCCTGGTTGCAAAGGGAACACATGGCCTCAAACTATTTGCCCCAAACCTCACAATTAAATGGCGTTTCTGAAATGGATTCCTCCGCACAGA CTTTTTCAAGTAGGAAAACAACAGAATGGAACCACATGGAACACGATCTTCTCAAGAAAGTACGGAATCTTCGCCAGAGACTCACAGCCCAAGCTCGGAACAGGTGTCAGCCCCCTCATCTTTTGGTGACATAG